The following proteins are co-located in the Nocardia bhagyanarayanae genome:
- a CDS encoding RNA polymerase sigma-70 factor — MASTLPRTEDGGPDAATAAFVAHRNLLFTVAYEMLGSAADAEDVLQETWLRWVGVDLAEVRDRRAYLVRITTRQALIRLRTLGRRKESYVGPWLPEPLLTSPDVAEDVELADSVSMAMLLVLETLTPTERAVFVLREVFDVGYDEIAEAVDKSPAAVRQIAHRAREHVAARRPRGVVSPAETRDALEAFQRAIQTGDLQSLVDILAPDVVLLGDGGGVVQAVQRPVVGANRVARLLGVGLGRVDAEVSVEQVQVNGWPALLVRFDDELDSVVAVRIDDGLITGLYVVRNPAKLSHVRRENAVSR, encoded by the coding sequence ATGGCCAGCACGTTGCCGCGGACCGAGGACGGCGGACCCGACGCCGCCACTGCGGCGTTCGTCGCCCACCGCAACCTGCTCTTCACCGTCGCCTACGAGATGCTCGGCTCGGCCGCCGACGCCGAGGACGTCCTGCAGGAGACCTGGCTGCGGTGGGTGGGCGTCGACTTGGCCGAGGTGCGGGATCGGCGTGCGTACCTCGTTCGGATCACCACCCGTCAGGCGCTGATCCGGTTGCGTACGCTCGGCCGCCGCAAGGAGTCCTACGTCGGTCCGTGGCTGCCCGAGCCGCTGCTGACCTCGCCCGATGTGGCCGAGGATGTGGAGCTGGCCGACAGCGTCTCGATGGCGATGCTGTTGGTGCTCGAGACGCTCACGCCGACCGAGCGCGCTGTGTTCGTGCTGCGCGAGGTGTTCGACGTGGGGTACGACGAGATCGCCGAGGCCGTCGACAAGAGCCCGGCCGCGGTCCGCCAGATCGCCCATCGCGCGCGGGAACACGTCGCCGCGCGCAGGCCGCGCGGTGTCGTTTCGCCGGCCGAGACCCGCGATGCGCTCGAAGCGTTTCAGCGGGCGATCCAGACGGGCGATTTGCAGAGTCTGGTCGACATTCTCGCGCCGGACGTCGTTCTGCTGGGCGACGGTGGTGGCGTCGTGCAAGCCGTGCAGCGGCCCGTCGTCGGGGCGAACCGGGTCGCGCGATTGCTCGGCGTGGGCTTGGGTCGGGTCGACGCGGAGGTGTCGGTCGAGCAGGTGCAGGTCAACGGCTGGCCCGCGCTGCTCGTCCGGTTCGACGACGAGCTCGACAGTGTCGTCGCGGTACGGATCGACGACGGCTTGATCACCGGGCTCTACGTCGTGCGCAATCCCGCGAAGCTGTCGCATGTGCGGCGCGAGAACGCGGTGAGCCGGTGA
- a CDS encoding helix-turn-helix domain-containing protein: MDDRTELSEFLKSRRARLRPEDVRLRDYGGVRRVAGLRREELARVAGVSIAHYTRLEQGRSESVSNEALNAIGTALRLDTDELAYLHRIARRPEPCAEDTAAPDALAGLRYLLKSFVMTPALLVGRHTQIVGWNDLAVAVFGDFPALPDDRRTLSHLLFTEPYLRDLHRAEWTRAAREHVAHLRVLLGRHRGDRDLAAHIEQMRELSTDFARMWSEHSVARLRSGTYVLHHPIAGELTLHRELVALPDAPSCCGLDLFAAEPGSASERALRRLGGLPVAAD, translated from the coding sequence GTGGACGACCGGACAGAGCTGAGCGAGTTCCTCAAATCGCGCCGCGCGCGCCTGCGCCCGGAGGACGTCAGGCTGCGCGACTACGGGGGAGTGCGCCGGGTCGCCGGTCTGCGGCGGGAGGAGTTGGCGCGGGTCGCTGGCGTCAGCATCGCGCACTACACGCGCCTGGAACAGGGCAGAAGCGAGAGTGTCTCGAACGAGGCGTTGAACGCGATCGGCACGGCACTGCGCCTGGACACCGACGAATTGGCCTACCTGCACCGGATCGCCAGGCGCCCCGAGCCATGTGCGGAGGACACGGCCGCGCCGGACGCGCTCGCGGGCTTGCGCTACCTGCTGAAGTCGTTCGTGATGACACCGGCGTTGCTGGTCGGCAGGCACACCCAGATCGTCGGCTGGAACGACCTCGCGGTTGCGGTGTTCGGCGACTTTCCCGCTCTGCCGGACGACCGCCGCACGCTGTCGCACCTACTGTTCACCGAGCCCTACCTGCGCGACCTGCACCGCGCCGAGTGGACGCGAGCGGCACGCGAGCACGTGGCGCACCTGCGCGTGCTGCTCGGACGGCACCGCGGCGACCGCGATCTCGCGGCACACATCGAGCAGATGCGTGAACTCAGCACGGATTTCGCGCGGATGTGGTCGGAGCACTCCGTCGCGCGGCTCCGGTCGGGGACGTACGTGCTGCACCACCCGATCGCGGGAGAACTCACGCTGCACCGCGAACTCGTCGCACTGCCCGACGCGCCGTCGTGCTGCGGGCTCGACCTGTTCGCCGCCGAACCGGGTTCCGCGTCCGAGCGGGCGCTGCGGAGACTCGGGGGGCTGCCGGTGGCCGCCGACTAG
- a CDS encoding NADPH-dependent F420 reductase, translating to MPHTLGLIGSGMIGSSVARLAVSAGIKVLLSNSREPETLADLVAELGPRARAATPAEAARAADLVVAAIPLTAFAHLPAAALSGKTVLDTANYYPERDGHLTELDTATLTSSALLQHHLPEARVVKAFNNITPHQLVSLGRPANAPDRSALPIAGDYADAKTEATRLLNILGYDAVDIGPLATSWRSEPNTPAYIEPYLGERPAMNLEEFFRWTQQTPGVPVPAARIAELVRTAVRQKPGEAKLPSAD from the coding sequence GTGCCGCACACCCTCGGACTCATCGGCAGCGGAATGATCGGTTCTTCCGTTGCCCGGCTTGCCGTTTCGGCCGGAATCAAGGTCCTCTTGAGTAATTCACGAGAGCCCGAGACCCTCGCCGACCTGGTCGCCGAACTCGGCCCGCGCGCCCGAGCGGCCACCCCGGCGGAAGCGGCGCGTGCCGCGGATTTGGTCGTCGCCGCCATCCCCCTCACCGCCTTCGCACATCTCCCCGCCGCCGCACTGTCCGGCAAAACGGTGCTGGACACGGCCAACTACTACCCCGAGCGCGACGGTCACCTGACCGAACTCGACACGGCCACACTGACTTCCAGCGCCCTCCTCCAGCACCATCTTCCCGAAGCCCGCGTCGTCAAGGCATTCAACAACATCACGCCGCACCAACTGGTCTCCCTCGGCCGCCCCGCGAACGCACCGGACCGCAGCGCCCTACCCATCGCCGGCGACTACGCCGACGCCAAAACCGAAGCCACCCGGTTGCTGAACATCCTCGGTTACGACGCAGTGGACATCGGCCCCCTCGCCACCAGCTGGCGCAGCGAACCCAACACCCCGGCCTACATCGAGCCCTACCTCGGCGAGCGCCCCGCGATGAACCTCGAGGAGTTCTTCCGTTGGACGCAACAAACCCCCGGCGTCCCCGTCCCCGCAGCACGAATCGCCGAACTCGTCAGAACCGCGGTCCGCCAAAAGCCGGGCGAGGCCAAACTCCCGAGCGCCGACTGA
- a CDS encoding TlrC/CarA/OleB/SrmB family ABC-F type ribosomal protection protein — MLTAAQLTLSDVTKRYDERIVLDQVSLTIKPGETVGIIGDNGSGKSTLLKVIAGRERPDNGTVTVTAPDGIGYLAQTLELPGAATVADAIDLALADLRELEDRLRAAEAALARPGPVEEQLDAYGELLARFEARGGYHADTRVDIALTGLGLPGLDRSRRLDTLSGGERSRLALAATLAAAPELLLLDEPTNDLDDRAVAWLEQHLRGHRGTVVAVTHDRVFLQRITSTILEVAEGAVTRHGDGYAGYLAAKAAQRRRREQEYADWKAELVRNRRLAESNVVRLEAIPRKLPLAVFAAGPFRARGRDHGAMSRIRNAKERVARLTDNPVSAPPDPLRFGADLARASELEMPGPIVELADIIVEGRLRLDGLRIADGERLLVTGPNGAGKSTLLRVLAGELAPDRGSVRVAGRVGFLRQEELPWPPRLTVLEAFALGRLGHPDEHADTLLAMGLFRPAELRLRLGELSYGMRRRLELARLVAEPADLLLLDEPTNHLAPALVEELEAALADYPGAVVVVTHDRAMRNRFGGRRMEMSMGGVAA, encoded by the coding sequence ATGCTTACCGCTGCTCAACTCACCCTCTCCGACGTCACCAAACGCTACGACGAACGGATCGTGCTCGACCAGGTCTCGCTGACCATCAAGCCAGGCGAGACCGTCGGCATCATCGGCGACAACGGGTCGGGCAAATCGACGCTGCTGAAGGTCATCGCCGGGCGCGAACGGCCGGACAACGGGACGGTGACCGTCACCGCTCCCGATGGAATCGGTTATCTCGCACAGACTCTCGAACTCCCGGGAGCGGCAACGGTGGCCGACGCGATCGACCTGGCGCTGGCCGACCTGCGCGAGCTCGAGGACCGACTGCGGGCCGCGGAGGCGGCGCTCGCACGACCAGGTCCCGTCGAGGAACAGCTCGACGCCTACGGCGAATTGCTCGCCCGCTTCGAGGCTCGCGGCGGCTACCATGCCGACACCCGCGTCGACATCGCGCTCACCGGCCTCGGTCTGCCCGGCCTGGATCGCTCACGACGGCTGGACACCCTGTCCGGCGGTGAACGATCCCGGCTGGCGTTGGCCGCGACCCTCGCGGCCGCGCCGGAACTGCTGCTGCTCGACGAGCCGACCAACGACCTGGACGACCGAGCCGTGGCGTGGCTCGAACAACACCTGCGCGGGCATCGCGGCACCGTCGTCGCGGTGACCCACGATCGGGTGTTCTTGCAACGCATCACCTCAACCATCCTGGAGGTGGCCGAAGGCGCGGTGACCCGGCACGGCGACGGCTACGCGGGTTACCTCGCTGCCAAGGCCGCGCAGCGTCGTCGCCGCGAGCAGGAGTACGCCGACTGGAAGGCCGAGCTGGTCAGGAACCGTCGCTTGGCCGAGTCCAATGTCGTTCGCCTCGAGGCGATTCCGCGCAAACTGCCGCTCGCGGTGTTCGCCGCGGGACCGTTTCGCGCGCGCGGGCGCGACCACGGTGCGATGTCGCGGATCCGCAACGCCAAGGAGCGGGTCGCGCGGCTGACCGACAACCCGGTCTCCGCACCGCCGGATCCGCTGCGGTTCGGCGCCGACCTCGCCCGGGCGAGCGAGCTCGAAATGCCCGGTCCGATAGTGGAACTCGCCGACATCATCGTCGAGGGCAGGCTGCGGCTCGACGGGCTGCGCATCGCCGACGGAGAACGGCTGCTCGTCACCGGACCCAACGGTGCGGGCAAGAGCACCCTGCTTCGGGTCCTCGCCGGTGAGCTCGCACCCGACCGAGGGTCGGTGCGGGTCGCGGGGCGCGTCGGTTTCCTGCGGCAGGAGGAACTGCCGTGGCCGCCGCGGCTGACGGTGCTGGAGGCGTTCGCGCTTGGTCGCCTCGGGCACCCGGACGAACACGCCGACACTCTGCTGGCCATGGGACTGTTCCGTCCCGCGGAACTGCGGCTGCGCCTCGGCGAACTGTCCTACGGCATGCGCCGCAGGCTCGAACTGGCCCGGCTCGTCGCCGAACCCGCCGACCTGCTGCTGCTCGACGAGCCGACCAACCACCTCGCCCCGGCCCTGGTGGAGGAATTGGAGGCCGCGCTCGCGGACTATCCCGGCGCGGTCGTGGTGGTGACCCACGATCGCGCCATGCGAAACCGCTTCGGCGGCAGGCGAATGGAGATGTCGATGGGCGGTGTCGCGGCATGA
- a CDS encoding DUF418 domain-containing protein encodes MSGATESVLPAATTGRRIAELDILRGFALFGILITNATVATVLWSFDGTRDQPREHYQGTVDHLVTGVVDALFAGRFYLLFAFLFGYSFTLQIAAAQRAGASANARLLRRCAALTAIGLAHVFLLWIGDILTLYAMLCLVLILLRKLRPRTALITGSVLYSLWCLWAFAPASGGDMYQELAKFIDLPAMREGYTGGFADTLDTQLSYAPLFLLLTFLAQGVTSLGLFLIGMAAGKRGLFEDGQTLDRWAPRVLAIGLGIGVPISAVTFAISVGRLHGPWWWVGVQELVNPVMTFAYIAGIVLLARAPRTERVIARLAPAGRMAASNYIGQSVVLMVLYTGYGFALADKVPPAGVIGLALLTYAAQLVLSAWWLRDHRYGPVEWLLRAVTYLRVPAWRNPEPVKEG; translated from the coding sequence ATGTCCGGTGCTACCGAATCCGTGCTGCCCGCCGCGACCACCGGACGGCGGATCGCGGAACTAGACATCCTGCGCGGTTTCGCGCTGTTCGGAATTCTGATCACCAATGCCACCGTCGCCACGGTGCTGTGGTCGTTCGACGGAACCCGAGACCAACCGCGCGAGCATTATCAGGGCACCGTCGACCACCTCGTCACCGGTGTCGTGGACGCGCTGTTCGCCGGACGGTTCTACCTGCTGTTCGCGTTCCTGTTCGGCTACTCCTTCACCCTGCAGATCGCGGCGGCGCAGCGGGCGGGGGCGTCGGCCAACGCGCGACTGCTGCGGCGGTGCGCGGCGCTGACGGCGATCGGGCTCGCGCACGTCTTCCTGCTCTGGATCGGCGACATCCTGACCCTGTACGCGATGCTGTGCCTGGTCCTGATCCTGTTGCGGAAGCTGCGGCCGCGCACCGCGCTGATCACCGGAAGCGTGCTGTACTCGCTGTGGTGTCTGTGGGCGTTCGCGCCGGCGTCCGGCGGCGACATGTACCAGGAGCTGGCGAAGTTCATCGACCTGCCCGCGATGCGCGAGGGCTACACCGGTGGTTTCGCCGACACCCTCGACACGCAACTGTCCTACGCGCCGCTCTTTCTGTTGCTGACCTTTCTGGCGCAGGGAGTGACAAGCCTCGGGCTGTTCCTGATCGGCATGGCCGCGGGTAAACGGGGCTTGTTCGAGGACGGCCAGACACTGGATCGATGGGCGCCGCGCGTACTGGCGATCGGGCTGGGGATCGGTGTGCCGATCTCGGCGGTGACGTTCGCGATCTCGGTCGGCCGGTTGCACGGGCCGTGGTGGTGGGTCGGGGTGCAGGAGTTGGTGAATCCGGTGATGACCTTCGCCTACATCGCGGGCATCGTGTTGCTCGCCCGTGCGCCGCGCACCGAGCGGGTGATCGCCCGGCTCGCACCCGCTGGACGGATGGCGGCCTCGAACTACATCGGGCAGTCGGTCGTGTTGATGGTGCTCTACACCGGTTACGGATTCGCGCTCGCCGACAAGGTGCCGCCCGCCGGGGTGATCGGACTGGCGCTGCTCACCTACGCGGCGCAGCTCGTGCTCAGCGCGTGGTGGTTGCGCGACCACCGGTACGGCCCGGTGGAATGGCTGTTGCGGGCGGTCACCTACCTGCGCGTACCGGCGTGGCGTAATCCGGAGCCTGTGAAAGAGGGTTGA
- a CDS encoding three-helix bundle dimerization domain-containing protein has product MAVDTVREEQAIRRLTDSLVENYTETHSAEQIQTAIGSARQRFDGRPVREFVPILVERIVRRELEPESEVAPAERVATAPATSERPDLTARLRQFPLNNKLALLGGALAVVALLVVVLVVRQPDSAPSAASAPALTTVHGVVGSEKMAFFEDPRVVEALARHGLKAEVEPAGSRQIASIDLANHSFAFPSSAPAAERIQRAHNVATKYTPFASPMAIATFRPIADLLTAAGVVRPGPVPTFDMGRYLELVGRNTEWAHLPDNTTYPVRKNILVSTTDPRTSNSAAMYLAIAGFVANDRAVVQGADAEKRVLPIVSRLFTGQGYAENSSAGPFQEYLTAGMGPTPLVMIYEAQFVEAAVQGQLKPDMVLTYPSPTVLSTHTLVPLDESGDRLGRLLSTDPELQRLAAEHGFRTGDAAQFAQVTAENKVSVPANMIDVVDAPTFETMEHLLDGVTQSYN; this is encoded by the coding sequence GTGGCTGTCGACACCGTCCGCGAAGAACAGGCGATCCGCCGGTTGACCGACAGTCTGGTCGAGAACTACACCGAAACCCATTCCGCCGAGCAGATCCAGACCGCGATCGGCTCGGCGCGGCAGCGTTTCGACGGACGGCCCGTGCGGGAGTTCGTGCCGATCCTCGTCGAACGGATCGTGCGTAGAGAGCTGGAACCCGAATCCGAAGTCGCCCCGGCCGAACGAGTCGCGACCGCTCCGGCGACCAGCGAACGTCCGGATCTCACCGCCCGGCTACGGCAGTTCCCGCTGAACAACAAACTCGCGCTGCTCGGCGGCGCGCTGGCCGTTGTCGCGCTGCTGGTCGTCGTGCTGGTGGTTCGCCAGCCCGACTCCGCCCCGTCGGCGGCTTCGGCTCCGGCGCTCACCACCGTGCACGGCGTCGTGGGTTCGGAGAAAATGGCGTTCTTCGAAGACCCCCGCGTAGTCGAAGCCCTCGCCCGGCACGGGCTGAAGGCCGAGGTCGAGCCCGCGGGTTCCCGCCAGATCGCCTCGATCGACCTGGCGAACCACAGCTTCGCGTTCCCCTCCAGCGCGCCCGCCGCCGAGCGGATCCAACGCGCACACAACGTCGCCACCAAGTACACGCCGTTCGCCTCGCCGATGGCGATCGCCACCTTCCGTCCGATCGCCGACCTGCTGACCGCGGCGGGCGTCGTGCGGCCCGGCCCGGTGCCGACCTTCGACATGGGCCGCTACCTCGAACTGGTCGGCCGCAACACCGAATGGGCGCACCTACCCGACAACACCACCTACCCGGTGCGCAAGAACATCCTGGTCTCCACCACCGACCCGCGGACCTCCAACTCCGCCGCGATGTACCTGGCCATCGCCGGGTTCGTGGCCAACGATCGCGCGGTCGTGCAGGGGGCGGACGCCGAGAAGCGGGTGCTGCCGATCGTCTCGCGGCTGTTCACCGGCCAGGGTTACGCGGAGAACTCGAGCGCGGGCCCATTCCAGGAGTACCTCACCGCGGGGATGGGGCCGACGCCGCTGGTGATGATCTACGAAGCCCAGTTCGTCGAGGCGGCCGTGCAGGGACAGCTGAAGCCGGACATGGTGCTGACCTACCCGTCGCCGACGGTCCTGTCCACCCACACGCTGGTGCCGCTGGACGAGTCCGGCGATCGGCTCGGCCGCCTGCTGTCCACCGATCCGGAGCTGCAGCGGCTGGCCGCCGAACACGGCTTCCGCACCGGAGACGCGGCGCAATTCGCGCAGGTCACCGCGGAGAACAAGGTGTCGGTGCCCGCGAATATGATCGATGTTGTCGACGCGCCGACGTTCGAGACCATGGAACATCTGCTCGACGGGGTCACCCAGTCCTATAACTGA
- a CDS encoding S8 family peptidase: MAPTDQRRSSARPPVPGSTRSPAELIVVTHGAARPIGPIALRDSAAGRSHLQAALPGGARLSPIFGPADRLPGRLRGTDQESIGAHYLNYFAVLGVADDLEAVAEQLRDDDAVAGAYVKPPAEPPIAPLSTVSVSTAAAPAVTPDYQARQGYLDAAPTGIDARWAWGRPGGRGTGVRVIDIEGAWRFTHEDLTQNQGGVIGGEPAADPGWRNHGTAVAGEISGDVNAFGITGIAPEATIRAVSVFGPGSATAIRTAADALNPGDIILLELHRPGPRRNYQSRPDQLGYIAIEWWPDDLAAIRYATARGVVVVEAAGNGGEDLDAALYDARPDGFPETWRNPFRGGAADSGAVLVGAGAPPPGTHGRDHGPARSRLAFSNYGSRVDAQGWGREVTTTGYGDLQGGGDEDYWYTDEFSGTSSASPIVVGALACYLGITADSGRRDPAQLRELLRATGSPQTDAPGRTVAQRIGNLPDIRAMVGEYQGSA, encoded by the coding sequence ATGGCACCCACGGATCAGCGGCGTAGTTCGGCACGGCCACCGGTACCGGGTTCGACGCGATCGCCGGCGGAACTCATCGTCGTCACCCACGGCGCGGCGCGTCCCATCGGCCCGATCGCCTTGCGAGACAGCGCCGCCGGTCGATCCCATCTCCAAGCGGCACTGCCCGGCGGTGCCCGGCTGTCTCCCATTTTCGGCCCCGCCGATCGGCTGCCGGGGCGGTTGCGCGGCACCGACCAGGAATCGATCGGCGCGCACTACCTGAACTACTTCGCCGTGCTCGGCGTCGCCGACGACCTAGAAGCGGTTGCCGAACAGTTGCGGGATGACGACGCGGTGGCCGGCGCGTACGTCAAACCACCGGCGGAACCGCCCATCGCACCGCTGTCCACGGTGTCCGTCTCGACGGCCGCCGCGCCCGCGGTGACACCGGATTACCAAGCCAGGCAAGGCTATCTGGACGCCGCGCCGACCGGAATCGACGCCCGCTGGGCGTGGGGCAGGCCCGGTGGGCGCGGAACGGGCGTGCGGGTGATCGACATCGAAGGCGCGTGGCGCTTCACCCACGAGGACCTCACCCAGAATCAGGGCGGCGTCATCGGCGGCGAACCCGCCGCCGACCCGGGCTGGCGCAACCACGGCACTGCGGTGGCGGGGGAAATCAGCGGCGACGTCAACGCTTTCGGTATCACCGGCATCGCGCCAGAGGCCACCATCCGCGCCGTCTCGGTGTTCGGTCCCGGCTCGGCCACGGCGATCCGCACCGCCGCCGACGCGTTGAACCCCGGCGACATCATCCTCCTCGAACTGCACCGGCCCGGTCCGCGCCGCAACTACCAGAGCCGCCCCGACCAGCTGGGCTACATCGCCATCGAATGGTGGCCCGACGACCTCGCCGCCATCCGCTACGCCACCGCACGCGGCGTCGTCGTGGTGGAAGCGGCGGGCAACGGCGGCGAGGACCTCGACGCGGCGCTCTACGACGCCCGCCCGGACGGTTTCCCGGAAACGTGGCGCAACCCGTTCCGCGGTGGGGCCGCCGATTCCGGCGCGGTGCTGGTCGGCGCGGGCGCACCGCCACCCGGCACGCACGGCCGCGACCACGGCCCGGCCCGGTCACGACTGGCCTTCTCCAACTACGGCTCGCGCGTGGACGCCCAAGGCTGGGGACGCGAGGTGACCACCACCGGCTACGGCGACCTACAGGGCGGCGGCGACGAAGACTACTGGTACACCGACGAATTCAGCGGCACCTCGAGCGCGTCCCCGATCGTCGTCGGTGCGCTCGCCTGCTACCTGGGTATCACCGCCGATTCCGGCCGACGCGACCCGGCGCAGCTGCGCGAGCTGCTCCGCGCCACCGGATCCCCGCAAACCGACGCCCCCGGCCGCACCGTCGCCCAGCGAATCGGAAACCTGCCCGATATCCGCGCCATGGTGGGGGAGTACCAAGGCTCGGCGTAG
- a CDS encoding DUF308 domain-containing protein, with product MPGNDGEGRVESRVRGGREAILVVGVCSVALGVLVAVWPEKSVPTLELLFGLYLLASGAAQLWLAVGARFAMPLRSLVFVSGLLSVLMAVTCLRGGNSVLLLAMWVGLSWTIRGITQATVAAWDDERLSDAGRHELFGLFTMIVGIVVLVLPLEEIDTLGLLVGGCLAVLGGLEIALSGIGRGSTVRVPGVARVPLPRS from the coding sequence ATGCCCGGAAACGATGGTGAGGGGCGTGTGGAGTCGCGGGTCCGCGGGGGACGGGAGGCGATTCTGGTCGTGGGTGTCTGCTCCGTCGCCCTCGGCGTGCTTGTCGCGGTCTGGCCGGAGAAATCCGTGCCGACGCTGGAGCTGTTGTTCGGCCTGTATCTACTGGCCTCCGGAGCCGCGCAGCTGTGGCTCGCGGTCGGCGCGCGCTTCGCGATGCCGCTGCGGTCGCTGGTGTTCGTCAGCGGACTGCTCTCGGTGCTGATGGCCGTAACGTGTCTGCGCGGCGGCAATTCCGTGCTGCTGCTGGCCATGTGGGTCGGGCTGAGCTGGACCATCCGCGGCATCACCCAGGCCACCGTGGCGGCATGGGACGACGAGCGGCTCTCCGACGCCGGGCGGCACGAACTGTTCGGGCTGTTCACGATGATCGTCGGCATCGTCGTGCTCGTCCTGCCGCTCGAGGAAATCGACACCCTCGGACTGCTCGTCGGCGGATGCCTCGCGGTGCTCGGCGGGTTGGAGATCGCACTATCCGGCATCGGTCGCGGCAGCACGGTGCGGGTGCCGGGCGTGGCGCGAGTGCCGCTGCCGCGCAGTTGA
- a CDS encoding DoxX family protein, protein MNLALWIVTGLLAALALFGGAAKAFMPKDKLDELGRKSGGGWTEHASAGFVRSLGALEILAAAGLILPAVLDIAPVMVPVTAVCWVLLMIGAMITHGRYGQYKYVALNLVYLAMAVFVAWGRFGPESFTG, encoded by the coding sequence ATGAACCTCGCCCTCTGGATCGTCACCGGGCTGCTTGCCGCCCTGGCCCTGTTCGGTGGCGCCGCCAAAGCGTTCATGCCCAAGGACAAGCTCGACGAATTGGGCAGGAAGTCCGGTGGCGGATGGACCGAGCACGCGAGCGCCGGTTTCGTCAGAAGCCTCGGGGCCCTCGAGATCCTGGCCGCGGCCGGCCTGATCCTGCCCGCCGTGCTCGACATCGCACCGGTGATGGTGCCGGTGACAGCCGTGTGCTGGGTGCTGCTGATGATCGGCGCGATGATCACCCACGGCCGCTACGGCCAGTACAAATATGTCGCACTGAATCTCGTCTACCTCGCTATGGCCGTCTTCGTGGCCTGGGGCCGCTTCGGCCCCGAGTCCTTCACCGGCTGA
- a CDS encoding maltokinase N-terminal cap-like domain-containing protein has protein sequence MSPGKRELLTEWLPSRPWYRGGVRPRLAKAGGFRLDDPAGEVGIEFVVVTDDSGARPTTYHVPMTYRGAELTEAADALIGTSEHGVLGLRWIYDGPRDPVALAQIVALLSGNAQPQAQSASDTPDDSIRVANPLTALAAGQFATVDGSEDTEISMIGGPVLRVHRRLEPEVALGPGITTVTAPWGSSGDSASRSVLLSARSKFLHG, from the coding sequence ATGTCACCGGGAAAACGGGAGCTGCTCACCGAGTGGCTGCCGAGCCGCCCGTGGTATCGCGGCGGGGTGCGACCGCGGCTGGCCAAGGCCGGTGGTTTCCGGCTCGACGACCCGGCGGGAGAGGTCGGCATCGAGTTCGTGGTCGTCACCGACGACTCAGGCGCGCGACCGACGACCTACCACGTGCCGATGACCTACCGTGGCGCCGAACTGACCGAGGCCGCCGACGCGCTGATCGGCACCTCGGAGCACGGTGTGCTCGGCCTGCGCTGGATCTACGACGGCCCGCGCGACCCCGTGGCGCTCGCGCAGATCGTCGCGTTGCTGAGCGGGAACGCGCAGCCGCAGGCCCAGAGCGCCAGCGACACCCCGGACGACTCCATCAGGGTCGCGAACCCGCTAACCGCTCTCGCGGCTGGACAGTTCGCCACCGTGGACGGGAGCGAGGACACCGAGATCAGCATGATCGGCGGACCGGTCCTCCGGGTTCATCGGCGGCTCGAACCGGAAGTGGCACTGGGACCGGGCATCACGACGGTTACCGCGCCGTGGGGTAGCTCCGGCGACTCGGCGTCGCGGTCCGTGCTGCTGTCGGCGCGAAGCAAGTTTCTCCACGGGTGA
- a CDS encoding HAD domain-containing protein, with protein sequence MDRLRRPLLFLDVDGPLIPFGGTPGHESDSSTPSARQDGTNPLLTRLDPELGPLLSSLPCELVWATTWMYEANRSVGPALGLPTLAVVDWPERSDDRVDEWFGLHWKTRALIEWAAGRSFIWIDDEIGDGDREWVSVHHGGRALLHRVDPRIGLQHNDFAALTAWIDASADR encoded by the coding sequence ATGGATAGGCTGCGTCGCCCCCTGCTATTCCTCGACGTCGATGGACCGTTGATCCCGTTCGGCGGAACACCCGGGCATGAGTCGGATTCATCGACCCCTTCCGCGCGGCAGGACGGAACCAATCCGCTTCTGACGCGTCTCGATCCCGAACTCGGGCCGCTGCTGTCGAGCCTTCCATGCGAGCTGGTGTGGGCGACTACCTGGATGTATGAGGCCAACCGTTCGGTGGGTCCGGCGCTGGGCTTGCCGACGCTGGCGGTGGTGGATTGGCCGGAGCGGTCGGACGATCGCGTCGACGAATGGTTCGGGCTGCATTGGAAGACCCGAGCATTGATCGAATGGGCGGCGGGGCGATCGTTCATATGGATCGACGACGAGATCGGTGACGGGGACCGCGAGTGGGTGTCGGTGCATCACGGTGGTCGAGCTCTTCTGCATCGCGTTGATCCTCGGATAGGACTGCAACACAACGATTTCGCCGCCCTCACCGCGTGGATTGACGCCTCCGCGGACCGATAA